The following are encoded in a window of Streptomyces sp. Go-475 genomic DNA:
- a CDS encoding class E sortase, translating to MAATTDTDHEEHTGAASRRPAARRRPGPIARAVSVFGELLITAGLVLGLFVVYSLWWTNVIADRTAGKQADRVRDDWAHGRGGPGALDTKNGIGFLHVPAMRNGEVLVEKGTSNKILNDGVAGYYTEPVKSALPMSGKPGNFSLAAHRDGHGAKFHNIDKIKKGDPIVFETKDKWYVYKAFAILPETSKFNVKVLSQIPKESGRKKPGHYITLTTCTPVYTSTYRYIVWGELERVEKVDADRTPPKELR from the coding sequence GTGGCAGCGACCACCGACACGGACCACGAAGAGCACACCGGCGCGGCGTCGCGGCGGCCTGCGGCGCGCCGCAGGCCCGGCCCGATCGCGCGGGCGGTCAGCGTCTTCGGGGAACTCCTCATCACCGCGGGCCTGGTCCTCGGCCTGTTCGTCGTCTACTCGCTGTGGTGGACGAACGTCATCGCCGACCGTACGGCCGGCAAGCAGGCCGACCGGGTCCGTGACGACTGGGCGCACGGCCGGGGCGGGCCCGGGGCGCTGGACACGAAGAACGGCATCGGCTTCCTGCACGTGCCCGCGATGAGGAACGGCGAGGTCCTGGTCGAGAAGGGCACGTCGAACAAGATCCTCAACGATGGTGTGGCCGGTTACTACACCGAGCCCGTCAAGTCGGCCCTGCCGATGTCGGGCAAGCCCGGCAACTTCTCCCTCGCCGCCCACCGCGACGGCCACGGGGCCAAGTTCCACAACATCGACAAGATCAAGAAGGGTGATCCGATCGTCTTCGAGACGAAGGACAAGTGGTACGTCTACAAGGCCTTCGCCATCCTTCCCGAGACCTCGAAGTTCAACGTCAAGGTCCTCTCGCAGATCCCGAAGGAGTCGGGCAGGAAGAAGCCCGGGCACTACATCACGCTGACGACCTGCACGCCGGTGTACACGAGCACCTACCGGTACATCGTGTGGGGCGAGCTGGAGCGGGTCGAGAAGGTGGACGCGGACCGGACACCGCCGAAGGAACTGCGCTGA